One Vanessa atalanta chromosome 6, ilVanAtal1.2, whole genome shotgun sequence genomic window carries:
- the LOC125064795 gene encoding zinc carboxypeptidase-like, whose translation MITKLFILCTLLYINVSCSMKLGYNKYNHYKYYDIKGDESALDHLKNSMLDKDDSLLYIGNIKSAQIIVPPELDSAFLEIAKNDKVNATLLFDDISEVIRSEKPSILRSKKKGFSWDAYYDVDDIYNYLSNVSRTYPQWTEVIVGGKTYEGRQIRGIRINTPAAEGVEKPVFFIESGIHAREWIAPATTTYFINQLLTSSNPNVTRLRDQFDWRIFPTVNPDGYHYSYVVDRYWRKTRSISSNGCIGADPNRNWDYNWGQHSSSDNPCDYQVYAGSRPFSEIETKTLSSYISGIDNLLFYVGFHSHAALLLLPYSDSTEHVHNYEDLVQIGKVSLEYGYQVNKVMYSGPGTAAETLYKASGGSMDWVRYALNTPLVYTYELRGSSFHWPPEKIPEQGEEVTQMILGLAIEAENLGYFYSDFS comes from the exons ATGAtcacgaaattatttattttatgcacaTTACTCTATATAAATGTTTCTTGTTCTATGAAATTGGGATATAATAAGTACAATCATTACAAGTATTATGACATCAAAGGTGATGAGAGTGCATTGGATCATTTAAAAAACTCTATGCTAGATAAggat gattctttattatatataggcaATATAAAATCAGCTCAAATAATAGTACCTCCAGAATTGGATTCAGCATTTCTAGAAATAGCTAAAAATGACAAAGTAAACGCGACGCTTCTCTTTGATGATATTTCAga agtAATTCGCTCCGAGAAACCGTCAATTTTAAGAAGTAAGAAAAAAGGATTTTCTTGGGACGCGTATTACGATGTTGATGac atatataattacctGTCTAACGTAAGTAGAACTTATCCTCAATGGACAGAGGTAATTGTAGGTGGCAAGACTTACGAAGGTCGTCAGATACGAGGTATTCGTATAAACACACCGGCTGCGGAAGGCGTAGAAAAACCTGTGTTTTTCATCGAATCag GTATACACGCGCGAGAATGGATCGCCCCCGCCACGACAACGTACTTCATCAATCAGTTGCTCACGAGCTCAAACCCTAATGTAACAAGATTGAGGGATCAGTTCGACTGGCGGATCTTCCCGACTGTTAATCCTGATGGATACCATTACAGCTACGTAGTT GACCGATATTGGAGAAAGACTCGCTCAATATCGTCCAACGGCTGTATAGGCGCTGACCCAAATAGGAATTGGGATTATAACTGGGGAC aaCATTCATCATCAGATAACCCTTGCGATTATCAAGTCTACGCTGGTTCACGTCCATTTTCGGAGattgaaacaaaaacattatcatCATATATATCAGGAATAGATAACCTACTGTTCTATGTAGGCTTTCATTCTCATGCCGCTCTTTTGTTGCTGCCTTACTCTGATTCTACTGAGCACGTCCACAATTACGAAGATCta gtgCAAATAGGTAAGGTTTCTTTGGAATATGGATACCAAGTAAACAAAGTGATGTACAGCGGACCTGGAACAGCTGCAGAGACATTAT ACAAAGCGTCAGGTGGTAGCATGGACTGGGTCCGCTACGCTCTCAACACACCGCTAGTTTACACATATGAACTTCGTGGTTCCTCTTTCCACTGGCCTCCAGAGAAGATTCCCGAGCAAGGAGAGGAGGTCACACAAATGATTCTCGGTCTAGCAATAGAAGCAGAAAACTTAGGATATTTTTATAGTGATTTctcttaa